Proteins from a genomic interval of Buchnera aphidicola (Brachycaudus cardui):
- a CDS encoding NfuA family Fe-S biogenesis protein: protein MITVSKNAQKHFQTLLLQEPSDTHIRVFVINPGTINAECGIAYCPANEIEESDIQLKYDQFFIYVNKNIISYLKNAEIDILIDKVSSQLTLKAPYIKNNNFKKSSLLEEKIKYFLNEKINPHLSMHGGKVHLIEISKKGVAKIQFSGGCNGCSMIGLTLKEAVEKKILNAFPEIKQVSDDTDHLHGKHSFY, encoded by the coding sequence ATGATTACTGTATCGAAAAACGCACAAAAACATTTTCAAACACTTTTATTACAAGAACCTTCTGATACTCATATTCGAGTATTTGTTATTAATCCAGGTACAATTAATGCAGAATGTGGAATAGCATACTGTCCAGCAAATGAAATAGAAGAATCAGATATTCAATTAAAATATGATCAGTTTTTTATTTATGTTAACAAAAATATTATTTCATATTTAAAAAATGCAGAAATTGATATCTTAATTGATAAAGTGAGCTCCCAACTAACTTTAAAAGCTCCATATATCAAGAATAATAATTTTAAAAAATCTTCTTTATTAGAAGAGAAAATCAAATATTTTTTAAATGAAAAAATTAATCCTCATTTATCTATGCATGGAGGAAAAGTTCATTTAATTGAAATTAGTAAAAAAGGAGTTGCTAAAATACAATTTAGTGGTGGTTGTAATGGCTGTTCAATGATTGGATTAACTTTAAAAGAGGCAGTTGAAAAAAAAATATTAAACGCTTTTCCTGAAATAAAACAAGTATCTGATGATACAGATCATTTACATGGAAAACATTCATTTTATTGA
- the dnaB gene encoding replicative DNA helicase — protein sequence MVYAINMAKNKLYLHQINRLKIPPHSLEAEQSVLGGLMLDNEQWDTVSEHVVADDFFSKPHRLIFQEMQKLLDLGYPIDLITLSESLEQKGKLESVGRFSYLAELSKNTPSTANITAYADIVRERAIVREMILVANKIANAGYDTQGRKSEELLDYAESSVFKIAEKRFKKDSGPKNVEQILDETVSSIEKLFLSPHDGVTGINTGYQDLNKKTSGLQPSELIIIAARPSMGKTTFAMNLCENAAMLYDKPVLIFSLEMPGEQIMMRMLASLSRVNQARIRTGQLNDEDWSRMSGTINVLLKKKNIYIDDSSALTPNEVRSRARRIYRENNGLTLIMVDYLQLMRVPSLSENRTLEIAEISRTLKALAKELQVPVIALSQLNRSLEQRSDKRPVNSDLRESGSLEQDADLIMFIYRDEIYNENSDFKGIAEIIIGKQRNGPIGTVCLTFNGHWSRFDNYSGPKYD from the coding sequence ATGGTATATGCAATAAATATGGCTAAAAATAAATTATATTTACATCAAATTAATAGATTAAAAATTCCACCACATTCTTTAGAAGCAGAACAATCAGTATTAGGCGGTTTAATGCTAGATAATGAACAATGGGATACAGTTTCAGAACATGTTGTTGCAGATGATTTTTTCAGTAAACCACATCGTTTAATTTTTCAAGAAATGCAAAAACTTCTTGATTTAGGATATCCAATTGATTTAATTACTTTATCTGAATCTTTAGAACAGAAAGGAAAATTAGAGAGTGTGGGTAGATTTTCTTATTTAGCTGAACTCTCAAAAAATACTCCTAGTACTGCAAATATCACTGCATATGCCGATATAGTCCGAGAACGTGCAATAGTAAGAGAAATGATATTAGTAGCTAATAAAATAGCTAATGCTGGATACGACACACAAGGCCGAAAAAGTGAAGAATTATTAGATTATGCAGAATCAAGTGTCTTCAAAATTGCAGAAAAACGCTTTAAAAAAGACTCAGGACCAAAAAATGTTGAACAAATTCTTGATGAAACTGTTTCTAGTATCGAAAAGTTATTTTTATCACCGCATGACGGAGTGACAGGAATTAATACAGGATATCAAGACTTAAACAAAAAAACATCAGGTTTACAACCTTCTGAATTAATTATCATTGCCGCAAGACCATCCATGGGAAAAACAACATTTGCAATGAATTTATGTGAAAATGCTGCTATGCTTTATGATAAACCAGTTTTAATTTTTAGTTTAGAAATGCCTGGAGAACAAATTATGATGCGTATGTTAGCATCTTTATCCAGAGTTAATCAAGCACGTATTCGAACTGGACAATTAAACGATGAAGACTGGTCACGTATGTCTGGAACTATTAATGTACTTCTTAAAAAAAAGAATATCTATATTGATGATTCTTCAGCATTAACTCCTAATGAAGTTCGTTCTAGAGCTCGTCGTATTTACCGTGAAAATAATGGATTAACTTTAATTATGGTAGATTATTTACAATTAATGAGAGTACCATCTTTATCTGAAAATAGAACTCTTGAAATTGCAGAAATATCTAGAACTCTAAAAGCATTAGCAAAAGAACTACAAGTACCTGTTATCGCACTTTCACAACTTAATCGTTCTTTAGAGCAAAGATCTGATAAAAGACCGGTAAATTCAGATTTACGTGAATCAGGTTCTTTAGAGCAAGATGCAGATCTAATAATGTTTATATACCGTGATGAAATTTACAATGAAAATAGTGATTTTAAAGGAATAGCAGAGATCATAATAGGAAAACAAAGAAATGGTCCTATTGGCACAGTATGTTTAACTTTCAATGGACACTGGTCTAGATTTGATAATTACTCTGGTCCTAAATATGATTAA
- the ssb gene encoding single-stranded DNA-binding protein — MASRGVNKVILIGHLGQDPEVRYMPNGNAVVNMTLATSENWKDKNTGENKEKTEWHRIVLFGKLAEIAGEYLRKGSQVYIEGSLQTRKWQDQNGLERYTTEIIVNIGGTMQMLGSRNSNVQTITKNDNNLNSVKVKKTDKSDFEKNTEQYTSRKESVHSSDLDFDDEIPF, encoded by the coding sequence ATGGCTAGTAGAGGTGTTAATAAAGTTATTCTTATTGGACATTTAGGACAAGATCCTGAAGTTCGTTATATGCCGAATGGAAATGCAGTAGTAAACATGACATTAGCAACTTCAGAGAATTGGAAGGATAAGAATACTGGAGAAAATAAAGAAAAAACTGAATGGCATCGAATAGTCTTATTTGGTAAATTAGCTGAAATTGCTGGTGAATATCTTAGAAAAGGATCTCAAGTATATATTGAAGGATCGTTGCAAACTAGAAAGTGGCAAGACCAAAATGGTCTTGAGCGTTATACTACAGAAATTATTGTTAATATTGGTGGTACAATGCAGATGTTAGGTAGTCGAAATTCTAATGTACAGACAATAACAAAAAATGATAATAATCTTAATTCAGTAAAAGTTAAAAAAACAGATAAATCAGATTTTGAAAAAAATACAGAACAATATACATCTAGAAAAGAATCAGTTCATTCTTCAGATCTTGATTTTGATGATGAAATTCCATTTTAA